The following DNA comes from Helicoverpa armigera isolate CAAS_96S chromosome 27, ASM3070526v1, whole genome shotgun sequence.
TgcaaaatacttaggtactatttCAACATAGAaagaaagctacactttttttAACTTCTTCCAGTTAGCTTTTGTTACTTCAAGAAAGTGTGTGAAAATTATTAAGATAAGCAAAATACTGTGCTATTATTCACACGTTTTTTATCACAGACATCGTCATTGGCTCAGCAATATCCTTGCTTGTTACGTCTATACACGACTTTACATTAAATTGCTTACCGATTTCAATGCTATCATCattgcttaaatatttttatagtcattatTACTTTGTAAGTACAGTCGGCAGAAAAGACAGATTTCGCCGAACTCCATGCGGCACATTGAGACTATTTTCAGGTTGAAAATTCCTTAATCCTTTTGGAGTCCTTCAAGGGTGTAGTAACTTTTTAAGACAGCTCTGGAAATCAATGCTACACCGTTACCACTAGATATTGTTACTAAGCtcgcttctgccagcagtttcgaCCACAAATCATCGAATCGAAACTACTTCGCACGTGTAAAAAGTAGCCCGTGTCCTAACTAATGGCGGCTAACTGGGCTAATAATGGGTGGGATCAACactgaaaaaatgtttcatttttgcacaagattagcgagttcagctttataatattgttgcCATAGATTCACGGGCATTTTGTTGTAGATACCTACTCCTCTTTAACTATTCCAAGCCTTAAAAAATCTTTCGTTGTCTGTACCTACAAACTAAGTActctatatttttatgtacattatGTTCTAAGATCGTTCGCTATATCCGTTACAAATTCCTTGACATTACATACTTGTATCACTTCCTAGAACCTTGACAGGTTATGGCTTTTAATATAAATGGAGCACGATTCTTTGACTGtttataatgtacctaatatctTTTTGAGATCCGGGAGAAAGCAGaccaaaacagacaaaaatgttgGCCAAGTTGGAGGCAGACTCGTGCACCAAGGGTCCTGTACCAAAACagccaaaaataacttttgttgTATATGAAatacaccatcatcatcatggTTTTCTCACTATAGCAGTTTATGTGATATAGATATGTACCTGGAACAATTCCCTTAGTAAAACGCCTATCCTGCACTATTTCCTACGCGTTTTTCAATCACCCCCACTCAAAAATTCATCAGTTTTCCttggaagaagtggcgcaacaaccTCCCAGCATGCCTGCTCCATTGATTAGGTACGATTATAAACTCGCACCTTTTTGGAGGTGAAAATCATAAGATGAAGCCTTTTGGAActtctggagcccttcatgtacctACGAGATACCGCGGTGCTGGTAGatggaacatggtgggtttcactcagtaagtctgacactccctcacgctgcacccacagcgggaggggtgatttgatgatttcccaaaagAAAGACCCACAATTACCTATATGTAAAGATTTTTCTATAGTTCACTTATCTACTTAACCAAGCGACAGATACATCTCAAGTCGAGTTAAACTAATATGTAACAGGTCGACTGCACATTATGGTCAGTGCGTCTGCGCGGGCGACCTTCTGCGCGTGCGCGAAATGTACACTCGTGGGATGGTGTTATGTGGTATGCTTTCAAGTATGTAtctatgatttaaataaaaagaagcaTGAATAAAtggtattctttaaaaaaaagattttaattatctaTTATTTTCATATGCAGAGTGAGTCTATATAAATCGGAGTTATCGAAAGGAGTGAATCTATGCCCGATTTGTAAGACCCAACGACAAGCATTCAACGTCAAGTTTAGGaatatcaaaaactttaaaacccTCTAGAATGGTCCCCGAATGTTCGATATTGTCACAAATGTACAAATATTACGCTTACTAGTTTTTCCCCGTGGTTACAGAAGCGTCCCGAGGGAACGCCTTCTCgttcttgaataaaaataatataaaataatcagaTAATTTAATAATCGTATAGCACAGCATGAGCACAGCTgtctatttcaattaaataaattaatttaaatgttattatgttATACACAACAATCCATTAGGTATATtgatacagttttatttacaaagttaaacACCATTATTACGAAACTAACAACAAAGATTGGTGGGTAATTAAGATAAGTAATTTTTTCTTTATGCTTCATACCACATAACGTCATCCAAAGTTCAATAAGTAGTTATACGTTATTTCAATTGGTATTAGTCCGATCGATTTAGTGAAGTGATCCGCGCGTGGCCATCGAACTGGCGAAcgttgtatatttattattttgtggctatttatttattatttattacttgttcGCCATGTTGAAGGTTTTCGCTGTGGTTGTTTTtggtatgtgttttttttaaattatttttgtgtgtaacCTACCTAGGTCAAGGGGTGATGTCGagtgatatattttttggaattgcATTAATAAGGTGTAGAATTTCTTTGGGTGctagttttgtaaaatatttattttaacatttatttttaaaagcttttaacgataattctttatttttgggaagtcggttaaaagctGCCGTtgtctaaataataattacctaacAAATTCCTTGATATTTTCAATGTTAAAcgaataataaagttaaagaattgagtattgagtaataATTTACCTATGAGGCGTATAACATTGAATTCTTagtcacaaataaatatttagtagatTGTACAATGTTTTCATCCGGTTCGAATACATTGATATTGGCAATTTAAATCAGCTCTCCTCAAGTTCCACCGAAGATCTTAGATAATAAGACTCTTTTGAGCATCaggataaaatacaatttaaaacgtGATCTTTTAAAGTGCACTCACTAGTTCTCTGTTTGAGAAGAGGCCACAACCCTGCAGTGGGTCAATTAAAaagctgatgataatgatagactttttaaatttaatttggcactattatttacatacatacaaactgaataaacaaaaaaaagtatcaaaaaattcatccgcaTCACTGTTAGCGCCCAAAAGGTTGGTTGCATCACCACTAGGGAATGCAATCCCGACTCGAGATTGCAAATTCGGGATCCCGCGGGATTAGAAATATCAATCCCGCGGGATCCCGGAATTTTCGGGATCTcgtctaattaaaaaaaaaataataattcagatGACTGAAAAAGCTAATAACTGCTTGTTTGTGATAGTGAggttaattaaaacaacatatATATTActcgaaagaaaataaaaacctttattctTTAATCTTACCAACTAAATAATTATCAGGTTGTAAGGATATTAACGTAGGTAAATTAGGTAGTCAAAACAATAAGCTTATTTCACTGGAATTAGGAAAAAGAATGATCCTTAAAAAAGAAAGGGCACTAATAGTTTCATCTGCTAAACGGCATCTAATGTCCGTTGCAATGTACCCCGCAGCTGAGAATGCCCTCTCCGACTCAACGCTGGTTGGCAACAGCGTGGCGAAACAATTATATGCAAACTGCAAAAATCGCCCCCTTGTTCCTCCACACTCAAACAAATCAGCAGTGGTCAGCGACTAGCTGACCACTGCCGCCCAATCCCGTCAATCTCGAACGGGATCTCGTCATATGATGCGTCAGGATTGATCCCGAAAAATTACACGAGATCTCGCGAGATCGGGATCCCGCGGGATCGGGATTGCATTCCCTAATCACCACGCAGGATGGCAAAACAAATTCTTTGGCCGAAGTAGCCCTTTGATAGGTTATTTAACTACCTAATTTCTTCCCCCAGGGTTAGCAGCAGTATTCAGCCAGCAGCCACATGACTACTACCACGTACTCCACCTACCTCACAACCCACCACTTCACCCCGTGCTGGTCACAGCTCCTCGCACATCCTTCACCTGCGAGGGTCGCCCGAGGGGGTACTATGCTGATGTCCAGGCCGGCTGTCAGGTAATATGGGATACCAGTGGACCAGgaccaaagcctgccggggctgcgggattgttcgaaagagttaccgcggtcattgtacataaagggcttaagaaggaacatggtgggttttaggcAGCTGGCTGTCAGGTAATAGACAAAGTAGCGTGAGCAAGCGGTTCTACCAGGTTCCTGatggaactacttcccgcatcgaggtaaaaagtagcctttaagTTGCTGTGATgtgtaagctatattattgccaagtttctTCGCAGTGAGCGTGAAGATGTAATAAACTTGAGCATACAACTACCTCACAACCCACCACTTCACCCCGTGCTGGTCACAGCTCCTCACACCAGCTTCACTTGCGAGGGTCGCCCGAGGGGGTACTATGCTGATGTCCAGGCTGGCTGTCAGGTAATATAGCGTTCCTCCTGAAGGAGAGTCAGCAAAGCCCAGAGGACCAGGGTCAAAGCCTGCCgagactgcgggattgttcggaagagttacTGCAGCCCTGGTATATGAAGGGCTTaggaaggaacatggtgggttttagtcagtaagagtctgacactccctcacgctgcacccacagcgggagaccGACCTATGTATAAGATAGTTGGAAAAAGtctgggcagatgatgaaaagGCGTTCTTTTGACGTCTTTGGCAAAGTATCTGGCAGAcaggtttttatttaagtgctatttgatttaattgcaatttaattttatcataatgATGATAGATAAAAATCTTTCTACTGGTTGTACTTGTTTTGTAAATAGCAAGCTGGTATGTATTGCCTGGAAACACCCACTGGTTTTTGGTGCAAATGCTAGTTGTTGTCAGTTAGCACAAACAACGGTTAGATATTTCCTTTGAAACCTGATAGATGAAGTGAACTGCATGAAACATTCGTTACCCCTAAATAAATTGAGAGTCGAAGTTGATCATTGACAATAAGCAAGGGCTCTAAATTGGggtgtattttaaaatttttggtcTCGTTCACTTCTCAATGTCTGCTCGCCCTTAATGACTTATAACCCATGGTTTCAAGTTgattatgttttgtttcaggCGTATCACTTCTGTTGGCGCCAACATCTAGTGAGCACAGACCTGTGTGCGAATGGCACGCTGTTTAATGAACAGTTTCAAGTAAGTACTTTCAATAGGTATCTACAACCTGAGTTTTTCTAACAACTGGCATTCTACCAAAGCCTATGGCAGTTTCTGTCAGAGACACGAAGTGACTACCATGGAAGACAAACTTACTCCGTGGTGACCACTCAGTGTGTCTATAAGAACACCTAAGTTGACTAACTTAGGTGTATATAACTGACTGggtcaaaaattaattatttattataatttatatgttgTCAAGAAATCAAGCCTCTTTGATATAGTTTACACTTTTGGCCCAATTATAAGGGACACTTTTTAAGCTAATTTAACTATCTTGTTATAGCGTGGTCTCTTCACAATTTAATAGCTGGACCTATATGAAAAACCTAATTCAGTTTTGCTTGGCAATGAATGTGTTTCTTCAAAAAACTGGTCATTTTCAGGTATGCGATCATTTCTACAACGTGCGGTGCGGATCTCCTTACGaagatttgtaaataatttagtttaaaatgtaaataatattaaaaaataaattatttattatagctGTAGTGCTGttgtttcaattaataaaaataaatattctaattgtattattttatgcgCTTCATCTCTCTACAGTCGcgtcggattgccatcccataTGGGCTATGAGAATGAAAGAACAGAGAGTGCACCTATGTATCTCTGCATATACGCAATATAGTAAATGTCCCTCGTGGgatctcttatagttttatcCTACTGGAATGAAAATCTCTGATTATCATTtcagttttttatataatatttttctgatatGAAAAACCACACACTTGGTTAAGCCGTATTGTGAATTTCAGATTTTCAAGTCTGGCTTTTGCCAAGATTATCCGAGGTTATAGTgattagaagatttttttgcaataaaactaCGCAAATCTgtcataacatattttattttataaacgtacaaaacacaaaatataaaaataaaatgagtatttaatacataaaatcTTTGATATAGGATGTCGCTAtccgactttaaaaaaaagataagtaATACACAATTTAGTTTTTACAAAGATtaattatacagggttactggtaagtagaccgcatcctttcaggaggtgatagtataggtcaatacggacaaatttgaccctgggatacactgggcaaaagttgacccgtttcaagataatcgaatttcaagatcttttctttacaagtcgtctaggtacacgaatacatttttattattagtttaagtctcgtttttgcggatttttgtgtgttttgtgcctttttggatagctagatagatgtagatgttttttaagtattctgcacaaaaaaatgaagagtaacatttttgagaaaataactacaaaaaaagtaattgctgttcgctataatttcctctgtgatttgtacagttttatagtttgttattatgaagtgattcatcttctatccaaaaacacacaaaaatctacaaaaaagagacttttgactaataatgaaaatttatacgtgtacctagacgactgatcttgaacttcgattatcttgaaacgggttaacttttgcccagtatatcccagggtcaaatttgtccatattgacctatactatcacctcctgaaaggatgcggtctacttaccagtaaccctgtataaaaaaatcacacaaaataaaaaatatcaagtacttatcattaaaattacgtttaaaaatatttcttattgttatatttacatgaaatgttttacttattaagtatttaagtacaaaaaatcgTGGCAGTGTTCCAATTACCTTCcaagtttttattcaaaaagtcaaatacattttgtaattgAAAATGCTAAAAATTCATCATAATGTAAGTCCACTTAATAACTTACTTAATAACTTACGTAGGATAAAAGAGTTAAGCACAGTTACATCTATccatgtttaaaaatacaatacctacacaaattgtgtttttaatctGTAAACCCTAACGGCCGAATACTGAAAcgctatgtacattttttttgtgttacttACCTACGTTTATTGTATCTCTGACACGGTTAAGTAGCGTTTGAGTATTTAGCAGTAAAATgagcattatttatatttataatgttattttttgagACCATCTACATTCTTAACACGGAGTATCTACATATAAATCACGCATcacaaaaccattttaaattcctttattaaaatctgttatctcatttttctaatttattaccgcaaaaaaacttgtattacatttcataaataaaaacttcaaaaagcagtttatttatcgtttaaaaataatccgTTTTACAACATTCGTAAACTGAACTGTTGAATTCGTTCAAtggttcaaaaaataataaaacagatgcaattgtatttttttttctcaacaCTCCATTCCCATCCCTACTCCATGCCACATAGGAactaaaaaaactacaaattcAACACAAAAGCTACAGACAATACTACACAAACTACACTGCTTTGCAAAAAACTACTGGCACCTTTATCATCATCAGTTTTCACTACATTATGTTCTTGGAGTCGTTTTACTTCGTCCATGATGCGTTTTTCTTCGACAGCTAGTGTAATTGCATCGTTAATGGTTTGCATCAGTGCGTAATTGGTGTATTTTGGTTGGGGTAGACGGAGATGCAATTTGTCGTCTTGAATTACGTAGGCTGGACCTTTGGAGCCTACGAGGGTTACTGTGGAAATGAAAGTTGGTTAGAAATTAtcttgaaagtattttttttgtaatagtttagttttatgAGGGTTAGTGAGTTTTCTCCAGTCaaattttaatgtacctaaatgTGCATGTTTGATGTTTGATGATGAAATGAGATAAGGGTGTCGGTAATGCGTATATAAATGAAGATAAtacctgtattttttatgtaggtattttagatattttaaatacatatgacTAAAGCTTTTTATAAGCTTTATATAACCGTCGAATTTTGTCGTTTTGTTACATCAAATAAATCTATCCCCTTTAGAATGCGAAAAACAGAACAGTTACTAAGTATATTAAAACcggtttaataaaaatatcgtacgacaataatagaaaatacttaaTCATCTTTTTTCCCGAGAATTTGTATAGGTAAGTGTCGTAATTAATTCTGCCTGGAGCAAGAGAATTGCtaagattgttattttatttctatggaAAGATTTGTTTGAGGAAAAGTAATCAAACGTTGTACCTATGTTTAGTATCTTTAACCTAATTTATAAAGGCACCATTCAGGGAggaaatgtatatttttgtagctctatttaattaaaagtactaGGTGTTCCCCGCAGTTTCGTTCATTTTCCGAGGGAATCACTTTCAACAACCCGGCTTCTCAAGCTCTCAATTTCATTtatatcggttcagtagttttataaCCCGTAACAAACCGACAGAGTCACTTCTGTACTTATAATACAAGTCAGGATTATTTTAAACCTCAAAATCGACTCACCATCAGGTATATGCAAGTTCTCCACAGCCTTCTTGACGACAGGGTCATAGACCATACGCTTGTGTCTCTCCACGAAGTCGATGTACGCGTCAGTCTCGTTACAGTTGCCTTTGAAATCATCTGTGTCGATAGACCATACCATCACGCCGCCCAGGCCTTTGTCGATCGCCATTCTGTGGagaaaaaatgagttttttaaAGTATGTAATAGGATTATCATCCAAAAAATGGGAAACTCTTTCTTCGTTTTGGGAACTCGGCTAAAAATGGGGAAAATTTTCTTTGCAAATTGATTATAGGGTAAGTCTAAGGGTCCATATAAAAtctacatcatctgcctagcttctTCCCAACCactttggggtcggcttccagtctaatcagatacagagtaccagtgctttacaaagaaaGACTGCATATCTGATCATCTCAACCCAGATACGCCTTGCCAAGatcggttgtcagactttctggcttctgacaatccatcaatttatcgtgccttccgaaaacGTCCGAAAATTATGTACGATCGATAGTATGGTAGTTTCATCGCAGTCCATCCATACCCAAGTTTTAGCGGATAGAatgacaaacatacatccatatatctttacaaacttaattaataGTAGGATACTTAAGACctataacaaaagtaaaaagCTAACCAAACAATACTTACTGGACTTTAATAGCAATAGATCGTCCGTTA
Coding sequences within:
- the LOC110384684 gene encoding U-scoloptoxin(01)-Cw1a; its protein translation is MLKVFAVVVFGLAAVFSQQPHDYYHVLHLPHNPPLHPVLVTAPRTSFTCEGRPRGYYADVQAGCQAYHFCWRQHLVSTDLCANGTLFNEQFQVCDHFYNVRCGSPYEDL